A part of Marinihelvus fidelis genomic DNA contains:
- a CDS encoding F0F1 ATP synthase subunit delta → MSNETTLARPYAKAAFGVAKDAGDLAGWGAALAAASAAVSEPKMAAWLGAPSLDRAKAVGMINDAVGGDEKFGRFLAVLAENDRLPLLPEITAMFGQLREAAEGRLEVKVVSAVALDDDQAARMKTALAKRYDREIDLANEVDASVLGGAVIYAGDEVIDGSLKGRLDKLSATLNRV, encoded by the coding sequence TGGCGAAGGACGCCGGCGACCTGGCGGGTTGGGGCGCTGCCCTGGCCGCGGCCAGCGCCGCGGTCAGCGAGCCGAAAATGGCCGCATGGCTGGGTGCGCCGTCACTGGACCGCGCCAAGGCCGTAGGCATGATCAACGACGCCGTGGGCGGCGATGAGAAGTTCGGCCGTTTCCTTGCCGTGCTGGCGGAGAACGACCGCCTGCCGCTGTTGCCGGAAATCACCGCGATGTTTGGCCAGCTCCGCGAGGCAGCCGAAGGCCGGCTCGAGGTGAAGGTCGTGTCCGCCGTGGCCCTGGACGATGACCAGGCCGCGCGCATGAAAACGGCGCTGGCCAAGCGCTACGATCGCGAGATCGACCTGGCCAACGAGGTGGATGCCTCGGTGCTGGGTGGTGCAGTGATCTACGCCGGCGACGAAGTGATCGACGGTTCCCTTAAAGGGCGCCTGGACAAGCTGTCCGCGACTCTGAACCGGGTCTGA
- the atpA gene encoding F0F1 ATP synthase subunit alpha encodes MQATLNPSEISDIIRERVEQLNLSAETRNEGTVASVSDGIARIHGLEDAMQGEMIAFPGDTYGLALNLERDSVGTVILGDYEHITEGDTVKCTGRILEVPHGRGLLGRVVDALGNPIDGKGPIDNDGFAPIEKVAPGVIWRKSVDQPVQTGLKSIDAMVPIGRGQRELIIGDRQIGKTAIAIDAIINQAKSGIKCIYVAVGQKQSTVANIVAKLEEHGAMEHTIVVNASASDSAAMQYIAPYAGCTMGEYFRDRGEDALIIYDDLTKQAWAYRQVSLLLRRPPGREAYPGDVFYLHSRLLERAARVSEDYVEKFTDGAVKGQTGSLTALPIIETQAGDVSAFVPTNVISITDGQIFLETDLFNGGIRPAVHAGLSVSRVGGAAQTKVIKKLGGGIRLALAQYRELAAFAQFASDLDDATRAQLERGQRVTELMKQKQYSPMSVSQMAISLFAADRGYMDDVELAKIGDFEAALLAHIASVNGDLVDTLNTGDWNGDIEASLDAAVKEFKASGSW; translated from the coding sequence ATGCAAGCAACTTTGAATCCATCTGAAATCAGCGACATCATTCGCGAACGCGTTGAGCAGCTGAACCTCTCTGCCGAGACCCGTAACGAGGGTACGGTGGCGTCGGTCTCCGACGGCATCGCCCGCATCCACGGCCTCGAAGACGCCATGCAGGGTGAGATGATCGCGTTTCCGGGTGATACCTACGGCCTGGCGCTCAACCTCGAGCGTGACTCCGTCGGTACCGTAATCCTGGGTGACTACGAGCACATCACTGAAGGCGATACGGTTAAATGCACCGGTCGTATTCTCGAAGTGCCGCACGGCCGAGGCCTGCTGGGTCGCGTCGTCGACGCCCTGGGCAACCCGATCGACGGCAAGGGCCCGATCGACAATGATGGATTCGCGCCGATCGAGAAGGTCGCGCCGGGCGTGATCTGGCGAAAGTCGGTTGACCAGCCGGTACAGACCGGCCTGAAATCCATCGACGCCATGGTGCCCATCGGCCGTGGCCAGCGTGAGCTGATCATTGGTGACCGCCAGATCGGTAAGACGGCGATCGCCATCGACGCCATCATCAACCAGGCGAAGTCCGGCATTAAGTGTATCTACGTTGCCGTCGGCCAGAAGCAGTCCACCGTGGCGAATATCGTTGCCAAGCTGGAAGAGCACGGCGCCATGGAGCACACCATCGTGGTGAACGCTTCTGCGTCCGACTCTGCGGCCATGCAGTACATCGCGCCGTACGCCGGCTGCACCATGGGTGAGTACTTCCGCGACCGCGGTGAAGACGCCCTGATCATTTACGATGACCTGACCAAGCAGGCCTGGGCTTACCGCCAGGTGTCACTGCTGCTGCGCCGTCCGCCGGGCCGCGAAGCCTACCCGGGTGACGTCTTCTACCTGCACTCGCGCCTGCTGGAACGCGCCGCGCGTGTGTCCGAGGACTACGTGGAGAAGTTCACCGACGGCGCCGTCAAGGGCCAGACCGGTTCACTGACCGCGCTGCCGATCATCGAAACCCAGGCGGGTGACGTGTCGGCCTTCGTCCCGACCAACGTGATCTCGATCACGGACGGCCAGATCTTCCTGGAAACCGACCTGTTCAACGGCGGTATCCGCCCGGCCGTGCACGCCGGCCTCTCGGTCTCCCGAGTGGGTGGTGCGGCGCAGACCAAGGTGATCAAGAAGCTTGGCGGTGGTATCCGCCTGGCGCTCGCCCAGTACCGTGAGCTGGCGGCCTTCGCCCAGTTCGCTTCCGACCTGGATGACGCCACGCGCGCCCAGCTGGAACGCGGCCAGCGCGTCACCGAGCTGATGAAGCAGAAGCAGTACAGCCCGATGTCGGTCTCGCAGATGGCCATCTCCCTGTTCGCCGCCGACCGCGGTTACATGGACGACGTCGAACTGGCCAAGATCGGTGATTTCGAAGCGGCGCTGCTGGCGCACATCGCCAGCGTCAACGGCGACCTGGTCGACACGCTGAACACCGGCGACTGGAACGGCGATATCGAGGCCAGCCTCGACGCGGCCGTGAAGGAATTCAAGGCCAGCGGCAGCTGGTAA
- the atpG gene encoding F0F1 ATP synthase subunit gamma, which yields MAGSKEITGKIKSVENTKKVTSALEMVSASKIRKSQDLMNATRPYARMMRRIIGHLGKANPEYRHPFTIEHEGDVKKVAFIVVSTDRGLCGGLNTNLFKKLLGEMRHWQEQGAEISLATLGKKASAFFRNVKVEISTHVQDLGEKPQIEDLIGSIRTVLDAYRAEEVDRVFLVYNDFINTMAQTPTVDQLLPLPETDDEEVRDIWDYIYEPDSETLLDTVLVRYIESQVYQAVLENLASEHAARMIAMKNATDNAGELIDELKLAFNKARQAAITQEISEIVSGAAAV from the coding sequence ATGGCAGGCAGCAAGGAAATCACAGGCAAGATCAAGAGTGTCGAGAACACCAAGAAGGTGACCTCGGCGCTGGAGATGGTGTCGGCCAGCAAGATCCGGAAATCGCAGGACCTGATGAATGCGACCCGGCCCTATGCGCGGATGATGCGTCGCATTATCGGCCACCTGGGCAAGGCCAACCCGGAATACCGCCATCCGTTCACCATCGAACACGAAGGCGACGTCAAGAAGGTCGCGTTCATCGTGGTGTCCACTGATCGCGGCCTGTGTGGTGGCCTGAACACCAACCTGTTCAAGAAGCTGCTGGGCGAGATGCGTCACTGGCAGGAGCAGGGTGCCGAAATCAGCCTGGCGACGCTGGGCAAGAAGGCGTCCGCGTTCTTCCGTAACGTGAAGGTGGAGATTTCCACCCACGTGCAGGACCTGGGCGAAAAGCCGCAGATCGAAGACCTGATCGGCTCGATCCGCACCGTGCTCGATGCCTACCGTGCCGAGGAAGTCGACCGGGTGTTCCTGGTCTACAACGACTTCATCAACACGATGGCGCAGACGCCGACGGTGGACCAGTTGTTGCCGCTGCCGGAAACCGACGACGAGGAAGTCCGCGATATCTGGGACTACATCTACGAGCCGGATTCCGAAACGCTGCTGGACACGGTCCTGGTGCGTTACATCGAGTCGCAGGTCTACCAGGCGGTCCTGGAGAACCTGGCCAGCGAACATGCCGCGCGCATGATCGCCATGAAGAACGCCACCGACAATGCCGGTGAACTGATCGACGAGCTGAAACTGGCCTTCAACAAGGCCCGCCAGGCCGCGATCACGCAGGAAATCAGCGAGATCGTCAGCGGCGCAGCCGCCGTCTGA